A section of the Humulus lupulus chromosome 2, drHumLupu1.1, whole genome shotgun sequence genome encodes:
- the LOC133814217 gene encoding uncharacterized protein LOC133814217, whose protein sequence is MTLVLSLPTDNEKFVVYCDASKQGLGCMLMQVEKVIAYASRQLKEYEQRYPTHDLELAAVVFALKIWQHYLCGEKCEIYTDHKSPKYFFTQKELNMRKRWWLELLKEYDYEILYHPGKANVVASTLNHRSQGQVVAIRNIPAKLMEEVEQADKITEGQDKDLQIQKYEQGIQDGSSKDFTLSNCRTVRYKERIYVPNDLEIKKEIIDEAHTTPYNLHSETTEMYHDLKMLYRWPGMKKDVVEYVIRFVMPPALSEVHNIFHVSMLRKYVLDLSHILSYEALDMQPDLSYEEKPVKILDKKEKE, encoded by the exons ATGACACTTGTATTAAGTCTACCCACAGATAATGAGaaatttgtggtatattgtgatgcatcaaagcagGGACTAGGGTGTATGTTGATGCAAGTGGAGAAGGTGATAGCATATGCATCTAggcagttgaaagaatatgaacaacGCTACCCGACACAcgacttggagttggcagcagtagtGTTCGCATTGAAGATATGGCAGCACTATCTTTGTGGGGAGAAATGTGAAATTTATACAGATCATAAGAGCccaaaatacttctttactcaaaaggagttAAACATGAGGAAACGATGGTGGTTAGAATTACTTAAGGAATATGACTATGAAATATTGTATCATCCGGGGAAGGCAAATGTGGTAGCCAGCACCCTAAATCATAGGAGCCAAGGGCAGGTAGTGGCAATAAGAAATATACCTGCCAAGTTGATGGAGGAAGTAGAACAAGCAG ATAAAATTACGGAAGGACAGGATAAAGATCTGCAAATACAAAAGTATGAACAAGGAATCCAAGATGGAAGTAGCAAAGATTTTACTCTCAGTAATTGTAGAACAGTGAGATATAAGGAAAGAATATATGTGCCAAATGATTTAGAAATTAAGAAGGAGATTATTGATGAGGCGCATACTACTCCTTATAATTTACACTCAGAGACAACGGAGATGTACCATGATTTGAAGATGTTATAtaggtggcctgggatgaagaaggacgtagttgaATATGTCATAAG GTTTGTCATGCCTCCAGCTTTGTCAGAAGTGCACAAcatttttcatgtgtccatgttacgcaagtatgtttTGGACCTGTCTCACATTCTTAGTTATGAGGCGTTGGATATGCAACCAGACCTATCTTATGAAGAGAAGCCAGTAAAGATTCTTGATAAGAaggaaaaagaatga